A genomic window from Manduca sexta isolate Smith_Timp_Sample1 unplaced genomic scaffold, JHU_Msex_v1.0 HiC_scaffold_3232, whole genome shotgun sequence includes:
- the LOC119192824 gene encoding uncharacterized protein LOC119192824, translated as MFLCFSNNSYYIWFPFLAEKFASGFSSTDGNSTVEQVNGLCSIIVSEHQAAVSGATCSSTVDLSLVWSSLAQGASFVVILLLITKIAYRKKLLMIIILSISGFSTLGAVVINDSITSFIMYFGLLFNELCTGFIFSYFVDLYPTSYRGTAACVGVMVARAGALGGVNILGAFLMSHCTATFYGTFALMLSTVAVSFLLPPDKSLNKTVST; from the exons atgtttCTTTGTTTCAGTAATAACAGCTACTACATCTGGTTTCCGTTTCTGGCGGAAAAATTCGCTTCTGGTTTCTCGTCAACAGACGGGAACTCAACTGTGGAACAGGTCAACGGCCTGTGCAGCATTATCGTCAGCGAGCATCAGGCTGCCGTCAGTGGT GCAACCTGCTCAAGTACCGTGGATCTGAGCTTGGTCTGGTCCAGCCTCGCACAAGGAGCCAGCTTCGTGGTTATTCTCCTGCTGATCACTAAGATAGCATATCGCAAGAAATTATTGATGATTATCATTCTCTCGATATCTGGCTTCTCGACCCTGGGCGCGGTGGTCATCAATGACAGCATCACCAGTTTTATCATGTACTTCGGGCTGCTATTCAATGAATTGTGTACAGGATTCATTTTCTCGTATTTTGTAGATCTTTACCCGACTTCGTATAG AGGCACAGCGGCGTGCGTGGGTGTGATGGTGGCTCGGGCTGGTGCCCTCGGCGGCGTGAACATCCTCGGTGCCTTCTTGATGTCCCACTGCACTGCCACCTTCTATGGCACGTTCGCGTTAATGCTTA GTACCGTTGCCGTGTCCTTCTTGTTGCCTCCAGACAAATCGCTTAATAAAACTGTTAGTActtaa